The following proteins are co-located in the Sulfuricurvum sp. genome:
- a CDS encoding pyridoxamine 5'-phosphate oxidase family protein, whose translation MTSIEVESFLETFQTLVMASLTPEGEAHASTAPYIRMDNNFYILISTVAQHGRNLLAAKKVSLLFAEDESQCVQPFARKRVTIEASVSELDRDDEAYSQVIDRFCAHFDPDLVASLSNMGDFHLFKLSPQCGSVVMGFGKAYRLNECMEVQTQIMGQHQKGHGNG comes from the coding sequence ATGACATCGATCGAAGTTGAATCGTTTTTAGAGACATTCCAAACACTGGTCATGGCTTCTCTTACTCCCGAGGGCGAAGCGCATGCGAGCACGGCTCCGTATATACGGATGGACAATAATTTCTATATCCTTATCAGTACGGTAGCTCAACACGGACGGAACCTTTTGGCGGCGAAAAAGGTCTCTTTGCTTTTTGCGGAAGACGAGTCTCAGTGTGTACAGCCTTTTGCCCGTAAACGGGTAACGATTGAAGCATCCGTAAGCGAATTGGACCGAGACGATGAGGCATATTCTCAGGTGATAGATCGCTTTTGCGCCCATTTCGATCCGGACTTGGTTGCATCCCTCTCGAATATGGGAGATTTTCATCTGTTTAAACTTTCTCCGCAGTGCGGCAGTGTCGTCATGGGATTCGGCAAAGCGTATCGTTTGAACGAGTGCATGGAAGTACAGACTCAAATCATGGGTCAGCATCAAAAAGGGCATGGGAATGGATAA
- a CDS encoding peptide deformylase, with the protein MVQPLLKYPDPTIRLISANVRFFNDELSQWITDMIDTMRENDLSALSAIMIGIQYNVIVMKEGDSYIPYINARLIKHSGMSTQTERSTYYPGISVDVDRFEYVTVIYEDENGNPHHRDLDAEMSRIFQQQLDYCFGSTFVDRVDKEMKQRINDHLEHGLVEGGGSCPIVFYRDYFKRGAKYLISFIALTFVLPFFVSSEVRRWVYTVDTYGLILIPLLLISYFLYAQYEAKIYKQCTSCQTGNIIGTTAILLFQYAIISLGVFFWIAPK; encoded by the coding sequence ATGGTTCAACCACTTCTAAAGTATCCCGACCCGACTATCCGGCTTATTTCCGCTAATGTCCGTTTCTTTAATGACGAATTGTCTCAATGGATCACCGATATGATCGATACGATGAGAGAGAATGATCTCAGTGCACTCAGTGCCATAATGATCGGTATCCAATACAACGTAATCGTTATGAAAGAAGGGGATAGCTATATCCCATACATCAATGCCCGTTTGATTAAACATTCCGGGATGAGTACGCAAACCGAACGGAGCACGTATTATCCCGGAATCAGTGTGGATGTCGATCGATTTGAATATGTGACGGTGATCTACGAAGATGAAAATGGGAACCCTCACCATCGTGATTTAGATGCCGAAATGTCCCGAATATTTCAGCAGCAGCTCGATTATTGTTTTGGCAGCACGTTTGTTGACCGTGTTGATAAAGAGATGAAACAGCGGATTAATGATCATTTGGAACATGGCCTCGTCGAAGGGGGCGGTTCCTGTCCGATCGTTTTTTATCGGGACTATTTTAAGCGAGGGGCAAAATATTTGATTTCCTTTATAGCGCTCACGTTTGTCCTTCCGTTTTTTGTTTCGTCTGAAGTCCGAAGATGGGTTTATACGGTTGATACCTATGGTCTGATACTTATTCCGCTATTGCTGATTTCTTACTTTTTGTACGCGCAATACGAGGCCAAAATCTACAAACAGTGCACGAGCTGTCAAACCGGAAATATTATCGGTACGACGGCAATTTTGCTTTTTCAATACGCGATTATCAGTTTAGGCGTTTTTTTCTGGATCGCACCAAAATAA
- the hemN gene encoding oxygen-independent coproporphyrinogen III oxidase, with protein sequence MLDFDKFTKYSKPGPRYTSYPTALEFSDTFDYDSYLEKLHSQDPSRPLSLYFHLPFCKNACYFCGCNVVFTSKEDKKERYIDYLLRELQILSTHIDVNRPVIQLHFGGGTPTFFDADQLNRIISAIKSHFKNFTADAEISCEIDPRHINEEQMKVMSDAGFNRVSFGIQDFDEKVQVAVHRVQPYDITKAAMELARKYNMVSVNVDLIYGLPYQSLETFKKTLDLAISLDPDRFAVFNYAHVPWLKKTMRKIDETTLPHPAEKLAIMRYTIDHMSELGYRMIGMDHFAKPEDELFKAIEKGELHRNFQGYTTKGGADLIGIGLTSIGEGSDYYAQNFKEMDAYEAAIDAGKLPYERGVALNEDDRIRQFVIMELMSNFKLDIARFERLYGVKFAEYFADALEALKPFEADGLLTMSDRAIECSATGTLLIRNIAMPFDAYMKRHAASDKAFSKTV encoded by the coding sequence ATGCTTGACTTTGATAAATTTACCAAATATTCCAAACCGGGGCCTCGCTATACGAGTTACCCTACCGCATTAGAGTTTAGTGATACGTTTGATTACGACAGCTATCTCGAAAAACTCCATTCTCAAGATCCTTCGCGACCTCTATCGCTCTATTTTCATTTACCGTTTTGTAAGAATGCCTGCTATTTCTGCGGATGTAATGTTGTTTTTACCTCTAAAGAGGATAAAAAAGAGCGTTATATCGATTATCTGCTTCGCGAACTTCAAATTTTAAGTACCCATATTGATGTGAACCGTCCTGTCATTCAGCTCCACTTCGGCGGCGGGACGCCGACATTCTTCGATGCGGATCAGCTGAACCGAATCATCAGTGCGATCAAGAGCCATTTTAAAAACTTTACCGCTGATGCTGAGATTAGCTGTGAGATCGATCCTCGCCATATCAATGAAGAGCAGATGAAAGTGATGAGTGACGCCGGATTTAACCGCGTGAGTTTCGGGATTCAGGATTTTGATGAGAAGGTACAAGTCGCCGTTCACCGTGTTCAGCCGTATGACATCACCAAAGCTGCGATGGAGTTGGCGCGCAAATACAACATGGTGAGTGTCAATGTCGATTTGATCTACGGCTTGCCGTATCAGAGTTTGGAGACGTTTAAAAAGACTCTCGATTTAGCGATTTCGCTTGATCCGGACCGTTTTGCCGTCTTTAACTATGCGCATGTTCCGTGGCTCAAAAAAACGATGCGTAAAATTGATGAAACGACGTTGCCGCATCCGGCGGAGAAACTGGCCATCATGCGCTATACCATCGATCATATGTCCGAGCTCGGATATCGCATGATCGGAATGGACCATTTCGCAAAACCTGAAGATGAACTTTTCAAAGCGATTGAAAAAGGGGAACTGCACCGCAACTTCCAAGGTTACACGACGAAAGGGGGCGCCGATCTGATCGGGATCGGGCTCACATCGATCGGTGAAGGTTCCGATTATTATGCGCAAAACTTTAAAGAGATGGATGCGTATGAAGCGGCCATTGATGCGGGTAAATTGCCGTATGAGCGTGGTGTAGCCCTCAATGAAGATGATCGTATCCGTCAGTTCGTCATTATGGAATTGATGAGCAATTTCAAACTCGATATCGCCCGTTTCGAGCGGTTGTACGGAGTGAAGTTTGCAGAGTATTTTGCCGATGCTTTGGAAGCGCTTAAACCGTTTGAAGCGGATGGATTACTTACGATGAGTGACAGGGCGATAGAGTGTTCGGCTACCGGTACACTCCTGATCCGTAATATCGCAATGCCGTTTGATGCCTATATGAAACGTCATGCGGCTTCTGACAAAGCGTTTAGTAAAACGGTGTAA
- a CDS encoding DsrE family protein yields MDKLLIVWSSGEVEVAKKLVLLYGSVVLPRGYWDEAHLMIWGPSAKLLAENTEVQEMFTKVVDSGVTSSVCVVCSDDYGVTEQLRSLGVEPIHTGEFLTEALKNDWKVVTF; encoded by the coding sequence ATGGATAAACTCCTCATCGTATGGAGCAGCGGTGAGGTCGAAGTAGCCAAAAAACTTGTATTGCTTTATGGAAGTGTCGTCTTGCCGCGCGGATATTGGGATGAAGCACATCTTATGATTTGGGGACCTTCCGCAAAACTTTTGGCAGAAAATACTGAAGTTCAGGAAATGTTTACCAAGGTCGTAGATAGTGGCGTCACATCTTCCGTATGTGTTGTATGCAGCGACGATTACGGTGTGACCGAGCAGCTTCGCTCTTTGGGTGTGGAACCGATTCACACGGGAGAATTTTTGACTGAAGCTCTGAAAAATGACTGGAAAGTCGTGACGTTCTAA
- a CDS encoding hybrid sensor histidine kinase/response regulator, giving the protein MSLPDMSPLVRSKEKLLLEKDAILHEWVESELCISILERHEIEPDFFRIYYAGSVYDYFMGVVSGNMAIGECPVIADLIDYLKNKDLRADELFVLCTHFKRSVINATYRLGINEHAVFNGISFLFDQNFASVLKLYTDTIYQKEQEALNASKAKEYFLSNMSHEIRTPLNAILGFVSLLRDETTNPRYQQYLDIISNSGENLLHIINDILDFSKLRSGEFTVDPQPFNIHDEISHTMELFVPSANSKSITLTSFIDPSIPYEIIADALRIKQIVGNFLSNAIKFSHPGGAIHVEARCTEGILSLSVKDNGIGIAPGDQERIFDAFSQAQEGMMKINEGTGLGLSICNQLAEHMGGSIELETLLGEGSLFTLKIPVVANYECEIPKFDASIFDGIRFGLLEYDPSESYKLESLQRYWEHFGLDIQLVTTVKDACDLLIFLESSMDDDKRETILRHHIPSVAILDFLDDRYDTTPTIVPLTFPIYCTKLQSALSEVLGITHSRHPIEIGENGRLGFIGKVLVAEDNLANQELIKIILERYGLEYVIASNGLEAVREYRSDRFDLIFMDEQMPEMDGNEATAAILAFEKETGHEHTPIVALTANVIKGARERSIQNGYDAFLGKPIVLREIEQIFERYLEPTVLPLRENVTTKESGSRAIDMEHLKSALMLEEDQIEHLLKIYHHKMEHSLHELLNAIENKSYEDIAFIAHAIKGSSANFRFEELSRLAYVIEESAVGEDEEFDFIEAYDVLRSGFIKKFI; this is encoded by the coding sequence ATGTCTCTACCGGATATGTCCCCTTTAGTCCGCTCTAAAGAGAAGCTCCTGTTGGAAAAGGATGCTATATTACACGAATGGGTCGAATCTGAACTGTGTATTTCGATTTTAGAGCGTCATGAGATTGAACCGGATTTTTTTCGTATCTATTATGCCGGCAGTGTTTATGATTATTTTATGGGGGTTGTCTCCGGAAATATGGCAATCGGTGAGTGCCCTGTAATCGCCGATTTAATCGATTACCTGAAAAACAAAGATCTCCGGGCGGACGAGCTGTTTGTTCTATGTACCCATTTTAAACGATCGGTTATTAATGCAACGTATCGTTTGGGAATCAATGAGCACGCGGTCTTCAATGGGATCAGTTTTTTATTCGACCAAAATTTTGCCAGTGTATTAAAACTCTATACGGATACGATTTATCAAAAAGAACAGGAAGCGCTCAACGCTTCCAAAGCAAAAGAATATTTTCTCTCCAATATGTCTCATGAAATACGAACACCGCTTAATGCGATTTTGGGATTCGTATCTCTTTTACGGGATGAAACAACAAACCCGCGATATCAACAGTATCTCGATATTATCAGCAACAGCGGTGAAAATCTTCTCCATATTATCAATGATATCCTCGATTTCTCAAAACTCCGCAGCGGGGAATTTACGGTTGATCCGCAACCATTTAATATCCATGACGAGATTTCCCATACCATGGAGCTTTTTGTCCCGAGTGCCAATTCTAAAAGCATTACGCTGACCAGTTTTATCGATCCTTCCATCCCGTATGAAATTATCGCGGACGCGCTTCGAATTAAACAGATCGTCGGGAATTTTTTGAGTAACGCCATTAAGTTCAGTCATCCGGGCGGAGCGATCCATGTGGAAGCACGATGCACGGAGGGGATACTGTCTCTATCCGTGAAAGATAACGGAATCGGTATTGCACCTGGGGATCAAGAACGCATTTTTGACGCCTTTTCCCAAGCACAAGAGGGGATGATGAAAATCAATGAGGGGACCGGTTTAGGGTTGTCCATTTGTAACCAGCTTGCAGAACATATGGGTGGAAGCATTGAACTGGAGACCCTCTTAGGCGAAGGGAGTCTGTTTACGCTAAAAATACCGGTCGTTGCCAATTATGAGTGTGAAATTCCTAAATTTGATGCTTCAATCTTTGACGGTATCCGATTCGGTCTGCTCGAGTATGATCCTTCCGAGAGTTATAAACTTGAGTCGCTCCAACGGTATTGGGAACATTTCGGGTTGGATATACAGTTGGTCACAACGGTTAAGGATGCGTGTGACCTTCTGATCTTTTTAGAGAGTTCTATGGACGATGATAAACGGGAAACCATTCTGCGTCATCATATCCCGTCTGTCGCTATTCTGGACTTTTTGGATGACCGTTATGATACGACCCCTACGATTGTACCGCTTACCTTTCCGATCTATTGTACCAAGCTCCAGAGTGCTTTAAGTGAGGTTTTGGGGATCACCCATTCCCGTCATCCGATTGAAATAGGAGAAAACGGAAGACTCGGGTTCATCGGCAAGGTGTTGGTTGCCGAAGACAATCTTGCCAATCAGGAACTTATTAAAATTATTTTAGAGCGCTACGGTTTGGAGTATGTCATTGCTTCGAACGGGCTTGAAGCAGTGAGGGAATACCGTTCGGATCGTTTTGATCTCATTTTTATGGACGAGCAGATGCCGGAAATGGACGGCAATGAAGCAACGGCGGCTATTTTGGCTTTTGAAAAAGAGACGGGGCATGAACATACCCCTATTGTCGCGTTAACCGCCAATGTCATCAAAGGAGCGCGAGAACGTTCTATTCAAAACGGATATGACGCGTTTTTAGGTAAACCGATCGTCTTGCGCGAGATAGAACAGATTTTTGAACGCTATTTGGAACCTACGGTTCTCCCTTTGCGCGAGAATGTAACGACGAAAGAGTCGGGCAGCAGAGCTATCGATATGGAACATCTCAAAAGCGCATTAATGCTCGAAGAAGATCAAATCGAACATTTGTTGAAAATCTATCATCATAAAATGGAACATTCTCTTCATGAACTTTTGAATGCGATAGAAAATAAATCGTATGAAGATATCGCTTTTATCGCCCATGCGATCAAAGGCTCAAGCGCTAATTTCCGTTTCGAGGAACTTTCCAGACTGGCATATGTCATTGAAGAATCGGCAGTGGGAGAAGATGAAGAGTTTGATTTTATCGAAGCCTACGATGTGCTTCGATCCGGATTTATCAAGAAGTTTATCTAG
- the lgt gene encoding prolipoprotein diacylglyceryl transferase encodes MEFWNHIYEHFNPVAFNIFSIPVHWYGLMYVLALISALMIAKWIVKKDNIAITKEQLDDYFIYAEIGVILGARLGYILFYDIHTSYYLSHPWQIFNPFVDGQFVGIRGMSFHGAILGFLIGSYLYHRRHGIPFGRLMDLVAVSVPLGYVFGRIGNFLNQELVGRVTDVPWGIYVYDTLRHPSQLYEAFVEGIVVFILIYAYRKRKAFEGELILLYGFLYGIGRALVEFYRAPDAQIGYIVGQWMTLGMALSLGMAAVSAIIWIWMKRRIIKR; translated from the coding sequence ATGGAATTTTGGAACCATATCTACGAGCATTTCAATCCGGTAGCCTTTAACATTTTTTCGATTCCCGTCCATTGGTACGGGTTGATGTATGTTCTGGCACTCATCTCGGCACTGATGATTGCCAAATGGATTGTGAAAAAAGATAACATCGCGATCACCAAAGAACAGCTGGACGATTATTTTATTTATGCCGAAATCGGTGTCATCCTCGGGGCCCGGTTGGGGTATATCCTTTTTTACGATATCCACACCTCGTATTATCTGAGTCATCCGTGGCAGATATTTAACCCGTTTGTCGACGGGCAGTTCGTCGGAATCCGCGGGATGAGTTTTCACGGGGCGATCCTCGGTTTTCTGATCGGATCGTATCTGTATCACCGCCGACACGGTATCCCTTTCGGGCGGCTGATGGATTTGGTTGCCGTATCGGTGCCGCTGGGATATGTTTTCGGACGGATCGGAAATTTTCTCAATCAAGAGCTTGTCGGACGCGTTACCGATGTACCGTGGGGGATTTACGTTTATGATACCCTCCGTCATCCGTCACAGCTTTATGAGGCATTCGTCGAAGGGATTGTCGTTTTCATTCTTATCTATGCCTACCGCAAGCGCAAAGCGTTTGAAGGTGAACTGATCCTGCTGTACGGATTTTTATACGGAATCGGTCGTGCTTTGGTGGAATTTTACCGTGCGCCGGATGCGCAGATCGGCTATATCGTAGGTCAGTGGATGACGCTCGGGATGGCACTGAGTTTAGGTATGGCCGCAGTATCGGCTATCATCTGGATCTGGATGAAAAGACGTATTATCAAAAGATAA
- a CDS encoding (Fe-S)-binding protein: MEPRELFNFTETSDACIKCGKCIPVCTIHNVNADEVTSPRGFIDLLGAYQRGQLELDKNAKAIFETCFLCTNCTDVCPKALPTDMVIEQVRADLADKYGIAWFKRAFFFLLRHRTLMDILFKFGYVFQTCGFKIKAELNSMQPRFNLPIIKKERLLPSMGKTSFLNSYPENIPNGGKRRVAIFIGCLANYNYTEIGKGLLEILNVLEVDAFIPKKQLCCGAPAYFTGDFATVDHNAKKNIEYFESFIDEVEAIIIPEATCSAMIKIDYEHFFHDQPEWLERAKKLKSKIFMATEWLEQKTDLKAILASKGHSDAVVTYHDPCHARKMQGVYQEPRRLVSQNYTITEMSDPNACCGFGGVTMQTENFHFAQAVGRPKAAMIAKTGAQVVTAECSACRMQINNSMNEANVDVVFKNPIELIAEALKADK, encoded by the coding sequence ATGGAACCTCGCGAACTTTTTAATTTTACCGAAACTTCGGATGCCTGTATCAAATGCGGGAAATGTATTCCGGTATGTACCATCCATAACGTCAATGCGGACGAAGTTACCTCTCCACGCGGATTTATCGACCTGCTCGGTGCGTATCAGCGCGGGCAGTTGGAATTGGACAAAAACGCCAAAGCGATTTTTGAGACCTGTTTCTTGTGTACCAATTGTACCGATGTGTGTCCGAAGGCGCTTCCGACCGATATGGTGATCGAACAGGTTCGTGCCGATCTTGCCGATAAATACGGGATCGCTTGGTTTAAACGGGCATTTTTCTTTCTTCTGCGTCATCGTACATTAATGGATATCCTCTTTAAATTCGGGTATGTCTTTCAAACCTGCGGGTTTAAAATCAAAGCGGAACTGAACTCGATGCAGCCGCGGTTTAATCTGCCGATCATCAAAAAAGAGCGTCTTTTGCCGTCGATGGGCAAGACGTCATTTTTGAACAGTTATCCTGAAAATATTCCCAACGGCGGGAAACGCCGTGTTGCCATTTTTATCGGGTGTCTGGCGAACTACAATTACACCGAGATCGGTAAAGGGTTACTGGAGATTTTGAACGTTTTGGAAGTGGATGCTTTTATCCCGAAAAAACAGCTTTGCTGCGGAGCGCCAGCTTATTTTACCGGGGACTTTGCGACCGTCGATCATAACGCCAAAAAGAACATTGAATATTTTGAGAGTTTCATCGATGAAGTCGAAGCGATTATTATCCCGGAAGCGACTTGCAGCGCGATGATCAAAATCGATTACGAACATTTCTTTCACGATCAGCCTGAATGGCTCGAGCGTGCCAAAAAACTCAAAAGCAAGATCTTTATGGCGACCGAGTGGCTGGAACAAAAAACCGATCTCAAGGCGATCCTGGCAAGCAAGGGGCATAGTGACGCGGTTGTGACCTATCACGATCCGTGTCATGCGCGTAAAATGCAGGGGGTGTATCAAGAGCCTCGCCGTTTGGTTTCCCAAAATTACACGATTACCGAGATGAGCGATCCGAATGCCTGCTGCGGATTCGGCGGTGTGACGATGCAGACGGAAAATTTCCATTTTGCCCAGGCTGTAGGGAGACCGAAAGCCGCCATGATCGCTAAAACGGGGGCACAGGTGGTTACGGCTGAGTGCAGTGCGTGCCGAATGCAGATCAACAACTCTATGAATGAGGCGAATGTCGATGTCGTCTTTAAAAATCCGATCGAATTGATCGCGGAAGCACTAAAGGCCGATAAATGA
- a CDS encoding response regulator: protein MSIIKVLVVEDDEVTAMNLKMSLEKQGYDVISIADNAVTARNKIKIYNPDIALIDIGLQKTMDGIELAQFIRDKHPLPFIYLTAHSDNDMLAKAKKTEPYGYIVKPFDPINLHTTIQMALYRFKEERKRNSNIDELKSDREELEKLVYAKKLSDKPIVEFGDGYRHDTGLGETYYQNQKIKLTKKENAFIRLLVAQLGSVVDFEQAINYVWETKGATDNSVRTLVWRLRSKLPTDVIKNASGVGYYLEE from the coding sequence ATGAGTATAATCAAAGTGCTAGTCGTTGAAGACGATGAAGTCACGGCAATGAATTTGAAAATGTCCCTTGAAAAACAAGGGTACGATGTTATATCGATTGCCGATAATGCCGTGACAGCACGTAATAAAATAAAAATTTATAATCCTGATATTGCCCTCATCGACATCGGTTTGCAAAAGACGATGGACGGAATCGAACTCGCACAATTTATCCGTGATAAACATCCGCTCCCATTCATCTACCTGACAGCCCATTCAGATAACGACATGCTTGCGAAAGCGAAAAAAACCGAACCCTACGGATACATTGTCAAACCGTTCGATCCTATCAATCTGCATACCACGATTCAAATGGCTCTTTACCGATTTAAAGAAGAGCGAAAACGCAATTCCAATATCGACGAACTCAAATCCGACCGCGAAGAGCTCGAAAAGTTAGTCTACGCTAAAAAGCTTTCCGATAAACCGATTGTCGAATTTGGCGATGGGTATCGCCACGATACAGGATTGGGCGAAACCTATTACCAAAACCAAAAAATCAAGCTTACTAAAAAAGAGAACGCGTTTATCCGTCTCTTGGTAGCACAACTCGGGAGTGTCGTCGATTTCGAACAGGCGATCAATTATGTTTGGGAGACCAAAGGGGCTACCGACAACAGCGTCCGAACACTTGTTTGGAGACTACGGAGCAAACTCCCGACCGACGTCATTAAAAACGCTTCGGGAGTCGGTTATTATTTGGAAGAATAG